Proteins co-encoded in one Spirosoma endbachense genomic window:
- the gatB gene encoding Asp-tRNA(Asn)/Glu-tRNA(Gln) amidotransferase subunit GatB, translated as MVAEANSSPEVLAQPTEVRYEAVIGLEVHCQLLTQSKIFAADANAFGAEPNTNISVITLGHPGTLPKLNRKAVEYAVRIGLACGSEITRHNIFARKNYFYPDLPKGYQLSQDKGPICVGGGILVKAKDPQTGQSYQTTIQLHHIHLEEDAGKSIHDGDEWATQLDYNRAGTPLIEMVTDPCIRTADEAGQYLTEVRRLVRYLDICDGNMEEGSLRCDVNVSIRPRGATNLGTKVEVKNLNSIRNVMRAVDSEFKRQVEVVESGGRIIQETRTFDASTGLSYAMREKETMNDYRYFPDPDLTPVVISDAWLADIQSRMPMLPAELYQKFTTHYGLPDYDAALLTDSKELADYYEAVCMYTPNYKAASNWIMGPVKSQLTEKMLRDRQFPISAERLASLIGLVDNGTISQTAAQQVLTLLIAQPDASAEELAKTHGLIQNRNTDALQSLVEEVLTAWPDKVAQYRKGKKNLLGMFVGEVMKKSKGSADPKLVNELVTKTLQTT; from the coding sequence ATGGTAGCCGAAGCGAACTCTTCGCCGGAGGTGCTGGCGCAGCCAACCGAAGTCCGATACGAAGCCGTAATCGGACTGGAAGTGCACTGCCAGTTACTTACCCAAAGCAAAATCTTTGCCGCCGACGCTAATGCGTTTGGTGCCGAACCAAATACGAATATCAGTGTCATTACACTTGGGCATCCTGGCACGCTCCCTAAATTGAATCGTAAGGCCGTTGAATACGCTGTTCGAATAGGATTAGCCTGTGGCAGTGAGATTACACGCCATAATATCTTCGCCCGAAAAAATTATTTTTATCCTGATTTACCTAAAGGATATCAGCTTTCGCAGGATAAAGGCCCGATTTGTGTAGGTGGTGGCATTTTAGTGAAGGCCAAGGACCCCCAAACAGGCCAATCGTATCAAACAACAATTCAGTTACACCATATTCATCTTGAAGAAGACGCCGGTAAGTCCATTCACGATGGCGATGAGTGGGCAACACAGCTCGACTACAACCGTGCCGGAACTCCCCTCATTGAGATGGTTACCGACCCCTGTATTCGCACTGCCGATGAAGCAGGACAGTATCTGACCGAAGTTCGCCGGTTGGTGCGTTATCTGGACATTTGTGACGGAAACATGGAAGAGGGATCACTGCGGTGCGACGTCAATGTTTCCATACGACCCAGGGGCGCGACTAATTTAGGTACGAAAGTTGAAGTAAAAAACCTGAACTCTATTCGGAACGTAATGCGCGCAGTTGATAGCGAATTTAAACGGCAGGTTGAGGTTGTCGAGTCAGGTGGGCGAATTATTCAGGAAACCCGCACCTTCGACGCTTCTACTGGCTTAAGCTATGCCATGCGCGAAAAGGAAACCATGAACGATTATCGGTATTTCCCTGATCCTGACCTTACGCCCGTGGTTATTTCGGATGCCTGGTTGGCCGATATTCAATCCAGAATGCCCATGCTTCCGGCTGAGCTTTACCAGAAGTTTACAACGCACTATGGCTTACCAGATTATGATGCGGCTCTTTTAACCGACTCGAAAGAACTGGCCGACTATTACGAAGCTGTTTGTATGTATACACCCAACTACAAAGCAGCGTCGAACTGGATTATGGGGCCTGTTAAAAGCCAGCTCACCGAAAAAATGCTGCGCGACCGTCAATTCCCTATCTCGGCCGAACGGCTGGCCTCACTAATTGGATTGGTTGACAACGGCACTATCAGCCAAACGGCGGCTCAGCAAGTGCTTACGTTACTGATTGCCCAACCCGATGCATCAGCGGAAGAGTTAGCCAAAACTCATGGTTTGATTCAGAATCGCAATACAGATGCATTGCAATCGTTGGTAGAAGAAGTACTAACAGCCTGGCCCGACAAAGTAGCTCAATACCGTAAAGGCAAGAAGAATTTACTAGGGATGTTTGTGGGCGAGGTGATGAAAAAATCAAAAGGCTCTGCTGACCCTAAATTGGTGAATGAATTAGTAACGAAGACACTACAAACAACATGA